A genomic window from Vigna radiata var. radiata cultivar VC1973A unplaced genomic scaffold, Vradiata_ver6 scaffold_169, whole genome shotgun sequence includes:
- the LOC106779853 gene encoding uncharacterized protein LOC106779853 isoform X10 gives MDTAPDGRPCPSPAQVNINNAEEIRDGHGNDELRDKVNIYSADKVRDGAVNVESRDNLALVDNNTAQSLTGEDIEAMRR, from the exons ATGGATACCGCTCCCGATGGCCGGCCTTGTCCTTCTCCTGCACAAG TTAATATTAATAATGCTGAGGAAATAAGAGATGGTCATGGGAATGATGAGTTGAGGGACAAAGTTAATATTTATAGCGCTGATAAAGTAAGAGATGGTGCAGTGAATGTTGAGTCAAGGGACAATCTTGCGTTAGTTGACAATAATACTGCACAAAGTCTGACGGGTGAAGATATAGAAGCCATGAGAAG ATGA
- the LOC106779853 gene encoding uncharacterized protein LOC106779853 isoform X9, with product MDTAPDGRPCPSPAQVNINNAEEIRDGHGNDELRDKVNIYSADKVRDGAVNVESRDNLALVDNNTAQSLTGEDIEAMRR from the exons ATGGATACCGCTCCCGATGGCCGGCCTTGTCCTTCTCCTGCACAAG TTAATATTAATAATGCTGAGGAAATAAGAGATGGTCATGGGAATGATGAGTTGAGGGACAAAGTTAATATTTATAGCGCTGATAAAGTAAGAGATGGTGCAGTGAATGTTGAGTCAAGGGACAATCTTGCGTTAGTTGACAATAATACTGCACAAAGTCTGACGGGTGAAGATATAGAAGCCATGAGAAG
- the LOC106779853 gene encoding uncharacterized protein LOC106779853 isoform X5 — protein sequence MDTAPDGRPCPSPAQVNINNAEEIRDGHGNDELRDKVNIYSADKVRDGAVNVESRDNLALVDNNTAQSLTGEDIEAMRSCYTIFVDFYQLP from the exons ATGGATACCGCTCCCGATGGCCGGCCTTGTCCTTCTCCTGCACAAG TTAATATTAATAATGCTGAGGAAATAAGAGATGGTCATGGGAATGATGAGTTGAGGGACAAAGTTAATATTTATAGCGCTGATAAAGTAAGAGATGGTGCAGTGAATGTTGAGTCAAGGGACAATCTTGCGTTAGTTGACAATAATACTGCACAAAGTCTGACGGGTGAAGATATAGAAGCCATGAGAAG CTGTTATACAATTTTCGTCGACTTTTACCAACTGCCATGA
- the LOC106779853 gene encoding uncharacterized protein LOC106779853 isoform X2: protein MDTAPDGRPCPSPAQVNINNAEEIRDGHGNDELRDKVNIYSADKVRDGAVNVESRDNLALVDNNTAQSLTGEDIEAMRSSLAFNYCVPMMVLNILRDSFL, encoded by the exons ATGGATACCGCTCCCGATGGCCGGCCTTGTCCTTCTCCTGCACAAG TTAATATTAATAATGCTGAGGAAATAAGAGATGGTCATGGGAATGATGAGTTGAGGGACAAAGTTAATATTTATAGCGCTGATAAAGTAAGAGATGGTGCAGTGAATGTTGAGTCAAGGGACAATCTTGCGTTAGTTGACAATAATACTGCACAAAGTCTGACGGGTGAAGATATAGAAGCCATGAGAAG TTCACTTGCCTTTAATTATTGTGTGCCTATGATGGTGTTAAATATACTCCGAGATTCATTTCTATGA
- the LOC106779853 gene encoding uncharacterized protein LOC106779853 isoform X4 — protein MDTAPDGRPCPSPAQVNINNAEEIRDGHGNDELRDKVNIYSADKVRDGAVNVESRDNLALVDNNTAQSLTGEDIEAMRRGSVLAYFLMMISNL, from the exons ATGGATACCGCTCCCGATGGCCGGCCTTGTCCTTCTCCTGCACAAG TTAATATTAATAATGCTGAGGAAATAAGAGATGGTCATGGGAATGATGAGTTGAGGGACAAAGTTAATATTTATAGCGCTGATAAAGTAAGAGATGGTGCAGTGAATGTTGAGTCAAGGGACAATCTTGCGTTAGTTGACAATAATACTGCACAAAGTCTGACGGGTGAAGATATAGAAGCCATGAGAAG GGGAAGTGTCTTAGCCTATTTTCTCATGA
- the LOC106779853 gene encoding uncharacterized protein LOC106779853 isoform X6, with amino-acid sequence MDTAPDGRPCPSPAQVNINNAEEIRDGHGNDELRDKVNIYSADKVRDGAVNVESRDNLALVDNNTAQSLTGEDIEAMRSVSVV; translated from the exons ATGGATACCGCTCCCGATGGCCGGCCTTGTCCTTCTCCTGCACAAG TTAATATTAATAATGCTGAGGAAATAAGAGATGGTCATGGGAATGATGAGTTGAGGGACAAAGTTAATATTTATAGCGCTGATAAAGTAAGAGATGGTGCAGTGAATGTTGAGTCAAGGGACAATCTTGCGTTAGTTGACAATAATACTGCACAAAGTCTGACGGGTGAAGATATAGAAGCCATGAGAAG